Below is a genomic region from Desulfonispora thiosulfatigenes DSM 11270.
GCTATTAATAAAATTGAATGGGCAAGTAAGAAAATTGGCATTATTACAAGTGGTATAAGTTACCAATATATTAAAGAAGTTTTAAAAGATGTATCTATTATGAAAATAGGTATGTCATTCCCTTTACCTACTGATTTAATTACTGATTTTGCTTCACAGGTTGAAGAAGTTTATGTGATTGAAGAATTAGAACCATTTATCGAAGATAGTTTAAAAGTTTTAGGAATAAAGGTTATTGGTAAAGAAGTATTTTCTAATATCGGAGAAATTCATGCTGAAACTATTGCTGAAAAAATATTAGATCAAAAACCAGAACATTTAGAATCTGATGATATTCCAGTTAGGCCTCCAGTTTTATGTCCTGGCTGTCCTCATAGAGGAGTATTTTATGTTTTAAATAAGTTAAAAGTTGTAGTAACGGGAGATATTGGTTGTTATACCCTAGGAAGTGCACCGCCTTTATCAAGTATGGACACTACTATTTGTATGGGAGCTAGTATTGGAACAGCGCTTGGAATGGAAAAGGCTAGAGGAAAAGAATTTGCGCAAAACTTAGTAGCAGTGATTGGAGATTCTACTTTTATTCATTCTGGAATTACTGGATTAATAGATGTTGTCTACAATAAAGGTACAACCACAACTTTAATTTTAGATAATCGAATTACAGGTATGACAGGGCATCAACATAATCCAGTTAGTGGATTTACGATTAAAGGGGAACCAACGAAAGAAGTTAATTTGGAATTATTAGTAAAAGCCGTTGGAATAGAAAGAGTAGTAACTATAGATCCTTTTGACTTAAAAGGTTTAGAAGAAACATTAAAATCTGAATTAAAAATAGATGAACCATCAGTTATTATTTGCAGAAGACCTTGTGCTTTAATTGAAAAGAAAAAGGATGTTAAGCCTTTAAAGGTTAATCTGGATGAATGTATCGGCTGTAAAATGTGCTTAAAGCTAGGCTGTCCAGGAATAGTTAAGGTAGATGATAAAGTGCGAATTAATCCTACCCAGTGTAATGGCTGTGGGTTATGTGCAACAGTTTGTCCTAAAGGCGCTATCAAGGGGGATAATTAATTATGAATAATATTACAAATATCTTAATTGTTGGCGTTGGTGGACAAGGAACTATTTTAGCAAGTAGAGTTCTTTCTAGGGTAGCTCAGAGCTTAGGTCAGGACGTTAAAGTATCAGAGATACATGGTATGGCTCAACGGGGTGGTAGTGTTGTTACCCAAGTAAGGTTTGGAAGCGAGGTAGCATCACCTATTATTCAAAAAGGGCAGGCAGATATTATTTTAGCCTTTGAAAGATTAGAAGGTTTAAGATGGTTACCATATTTAAAAAAAGAAGGAAAGATTATTGTTAATGATCAAAGAATAGATCCAATGCCTGTTATTTCAGGAAATGCGATTTATCCTGAAAACATAGCAGAAAAAATAGAATCTCGCGCCAATAAATTAATTTTAGTAGATGCACTTGAAAAAGCTACTTTGAGCGGAAATGCAAAAGCGGTTAATGTGGTTTTATTAGGAGTATTATCTAAAATATTGGAGATAGATCACGAAATTTGGTTAGATGTATTAAAAAATACTGTACCTCCTAAATTTTTAGAAGCAAATATCAATGCTTTTGAAGCTGGAAGAAATTATTAAAGCAGGCAATTATGCCTGCTTTTTTTTGTAACCTTGTAAAGTAGTTTTAAATAGACTGTTGTTAGATAGTTTATTTATTACTTTGGAGGGAAAGAGTAAATGTTATCAAGAGAAAGATATATTCAAAAGTCTTTAGAAACTAATTTGTTTTTTGCGCGCATTATGAAAGATCATGCTTTATTTTTAGCCTTGGGATTTACCCCTAAAGATGCTAATCTTATGCAAATGGCTTTACAATTTAAAAGTAGCTATTCTATTTTACTAACTAGAGTGACTAGTCTTTCTAATGGATTAATTAGTAAAAATGTACTTGAATCAGGAGAAATAGTAACAGAATATACTCTTTTAGCAGAACAAATGACTCAAGATTATACTGGAGTTCCTATCAATACAAATATAACAAAAGCACAGCTTGACTTAATGGGAGGAACCCCAGGATATATTAATCCGATGCTAGATCAACAAGTATTTATGCTTAATCAGGAAGCAATAAATTTAACAACTTCATTTATTCAATTTAAATCTAAAGTTTTATTTGATGTTTTAGAATGTAGATTATTTACTAGAAATTATCCGTTAATGATTGATCATCTTATTGAGGAAGCTAATTTTTATGTAGAAATATTAAGAAGCTTACAGAATTATCAAAATGCGTATAAGAAGAAAGATGCTAAAGTATTAGCCTTATTTTGGAATGATATTATGTCAGAACATGCGAAGTTCATGCGAGGTATGTTTGACCCTACAGAAAAGGATTTAATTGAAAAGGCAAATTATTTTGCTCATGAGTTTGAAGAATTAGTTGAAGAATCTCAAGAGGATGATTATCTGATAGAGAGTTTAGAAGAAACACGAGAAATAATAAAATTTAAGACTTCAGGACTAGAAGGTTTACTATCTTGTAAAATCAAGTCTATTATAGTTCCTTTACTAGGAGATCATGTGTTAAGGGAAGCTAATCATTATCTAAGGGTTTTAAAGGAAGAAAAGAAAGGGCGCTAATTAAAGATAATATTATGGATACATGGATAGTATATTTTAAGACTATCCATGTATCTATTTTGATTTTGGTTAGAATTAACTTATAAGTACATACTAGAATAAAGGAATTATTATTTTATGTAATAATATACGATAAATTGCAGGAATTAATTAATAAAAGAAGAATATATACATTTTAAGAGAATTTCATGAACAATAGGAGGAAATATAATGGAAATGGGCAGTAATAATAGAGTTGTTATAACTGTTGTAGGAAAAGATAAAGTGGGTATTATAGCAAAGGTGACCAATGTTTTAGCAGACAAGGAAGTCAATGTATTAGATATAAGCCAAACAATTTTACAAGACTTTTTTACAATGATTATGATTGTTGATATAACTAGTTGTAAGGTAGATTTTAATACTTTAAAAGAAAGTTTAGAACAAAAAGGGCAAGAAATTGGAATGAAAATAACTGTGCAACATGAGGACGTATTTCAATACATGCATCGTATCTAGGAGGGAATAAGAGTGCCTTTTTCAATAAATAATGATGAAATATTAGAAACAATAAGGATGGTTGAGACTGAAAACTTTGATATTAGAACGGTCACTTTAGGAATTTCTCTAAGAGATTGCCCGCATCCTGATTCTAAAATAGCATGTCAAAACATTTACGATAAAATTACCAAAAAAGCAGAAAATTTAGTTAAAGTAGGAGAAGATATCGAAAAACATTTTGGTATCCCAATAATTAATAAAAGAATTTCTGTAACTCCTATTGCTCAGATAGCAGAGGCAAGCAAAACTGATAATTATGTCGATTTTGCCCTTGCATTAGATAAAGCAGCGAAGGAAGTAGGAGTTAACTTTATTGGTGGATTTTCTAGTCTAGTAGAAAAGGGAATGACCATTGGGGATGAAAGATTAATTCGTTCTATTCCTGAAAGTTTAGCTAGAACAGAGAGAGTTTGCTCATCAGTTAACATCGGTACAACAAAAGCGGGAATTAATATGGACGCTGTAAGATGGATGGGTGAAATTATCAAAGAAACAGCAGAACTTACTAAGGATAAAGATGGACTTGGGTGTGCAAAATTAGTTGTATTTTGTAATGTGCCAGAGGACAATCCTTTTATGGCAGGTGCCTTACATGGTGTAGGAGAACCAGAAAGTGTAATAAATATTGGTGTTAGTGGTCCAGGAGTAGTAGCTAATGTTGTAAAAAAACACCCTGATGTCCCTTTTGGTGTTTTAGCTAATAAAATAAAACAAACTGCGTTTAAAATAACTCGTATGGGTGAATTAGTAGGAAATGAAGCTGGGAAAAGACTAGGCGTTCCTTTTGGAATAGTTGATTTATCTTTAGCCCCAACACCAGCAGTAGGAGATAGTGTAGCTGATATTTTAGAATCAATGGGTCTTGAAAGAGTTGGTACTCATGGAACAACTGCAGCCCTGGCTCTTCTTAATGATGCAGTTAAAAAAGGTGGGGCTATGGCATCTTCTTATGTTGGGGGATTAAGTGGTGCCTTTATTCCAGTAAGTGAAGATGCTGGGATGATTAGGGCAGTAGAAGAAAAAGCATTGAGCTTAAATAAATTAGAAGCAATGACCTGCGTATGTTCAGTTGGTTTAGATATGATTGCTGTACCAGGAGATACTAGTGCAGCAACACTATCAGCTATTATTGCTGATGAGGCAGCTATTGGGATGGTTAATAAAAAAACAACAGCTGTTAGAATAATCCCTGTTCCAGGTAAAAAGCTTGGAGAGATGGTTGTGTTTGGGGGATTATTAGGACGAGCTCCTATTATGGAGGTAAATCCATTTAGTGCTAGTGAATTCATTAAACGAGGTGGAAGAATCCCAGCACCTATTCATGCTTTAACTAATTAAAAATGTTATTTTAAAACAAAAGGTAAACTTTAGGGCAAATATGCCCTTTTTTTTATCTAAAAAGGTTATTTTCTTAATACCTACTCTTTTTTTATAGCTTACTTTTTAAACTTAAGAAATTATGAATTATCTTAAATTATTAAGGCAAACTAAAAAAGAGTAGGAGGTGTAAAGTTGGATAATGCAAGGAAAAAACTTGAAGAAGTTAAAAATGACTATGAAAATGTGCTAAATAGTGTTAATGAAGGATTAAATTCAGCGATGAATGAAGGGCTTTCAGAATTATCCGTTTATGACAACCATCCAGGAGATATAGGTACAGAAATGTATGAACGAGAAAAAGATATAGGTACAAGAGTTTATTTAGAAAATCAAATAAAAAAGGTAGAAGATGCTTTTCATAATTTAGATAAAGGTAAGTATGGCATTTGTGAACAATGTCAAAAACAAATACCCAAAGAAAGGCTAGAAATATTGCCCTTTACTACTATGTGTGTAAATTGTAGTCAACAATTTTCAGAAGATGAATATAATCATTATAAGAGACCAGTAGAACAGCAAATTGTAAAGCCTCCATTTAATGAACAAAGTATAGATTCTAATCTATCAGGATTTGATGGGGAAGATGCTTGGGCGCAAGTAGCTTATTACGGTACTTCAGAAACTCCATATGAAACAGGAGCAATAGATTATAAAGATATGTATAATGATCAAGAATAGTTACATCAAAAACCGCTCTTGGAGCGGTTTTTGATTTGTGATATACTGTAGTGTGGGAGTATGTGTATAAGGAGTGACTTAATTTGGTTTTTTGGTTAACAGCCGTAATAATTTTAATTTTAGATCAAGGAAGTAAGTATTTGATTAAAAGTAATTTTAATTTATTTGATAGTGTACCTTTAATACCCAATATTTTTCATCTAACGTATATTGAAAATCCTGGTGCTGCTTTTGGTATGTTAGCTCATAAACGACTTTTTTTTATTTTAATCACATTTGTCATATTAGCAATTATTTTTTATTTATATATGAAAATGGGGAAAAGTAACAAGGTCTTAGATATCTCCCTTGGGTTAGTAGTTGGTGGAGCAATAGGTAATCTACTAGATAGATTATTAACTGGAACTGTAACAGATTTTTTTGATTTTAGGGTTTTTCCAATTTTCAATATAGCTGATTCTGCAATAGTTATTGGGATGATAATAGTTGCTTATCAATTTATAATTAAGGGAGAGGAATTTTAGTGCAAGAAATCTTTTTAAAGGGTTCCGAGGAAAATGAAGGACAAAGACTAGATGCTTTTCTAAGCGAAAATATTGAGGAAATATCTAGATCATATATTCAAAAATTAATTAAAGATGAAAATATAAAAGTAAATAATCAACCGGTTAAATCAAACTATAAAATAAAAGCAACAGACAGTATTATTGCAATAATTCCCGAACCAGAGACTATAGATATAAAGGCTGAAGAAATTCCTTTAGATATAATATACGAAGATGATGATGTATTAGTTATTAATAAAGCTGTTGGAATGGTAGTCCATCCAGCAGTAGGAAATTATACGCAGACGCTTGTAAATGCCTTATTATATCACTGTAAAGATTTATCAGGGATTAACGGCAAATTAAGACCAGGCATTGTTCATAGAATTGATAAAGATACTTCAGGACTTTTGATGGTAGCAAAAAATGACCATGCTCATCAAGGGCTAGCAAATCAACTAAAAGATCACTCTGTAGATAGAGCCTATATGGCCTTAGTGCATGGTGTTGTAACCGAACCTGGTGGGATTATAGATGCTCCCATAGGTAGACATCCAAATGACCGTCAAAAGATGGCAGTTACTCTAAAAAATTCAAAAGAAGCTGTAACTAAATATTATGTTAAAGAAAGATTTACAAAATATACATTAGTTGAATGTAAGCTTGAAACAGGCAGAACTCATCAAATCAGAGTGCATATGTCTTATATAAATCATCCTTTAGTTGGAGATATAACTTATGGATGGAAAAAAAATAATTTAGGTTTAAATGGTCAAGCTTTACATGCCTATATGCTTGGATTTGTTCATCCACGCACAGGGGAAAAACTTAATTTTACTGTACCTATGCCAGATTATTTTCAAAATACTTTATCTGAATTAAGAAAGGAGGAAGAATAGTGGAAATAATTGAAAAAAGGATAATAATGGACAAAGCAGCTGTAAATAGATCTTTAACTCGTATTGCGCATGAAATAATTGAAAAAAATAAAGGTGTAGAAGATATTATAATTGTTGGTATATATAGAAGAGGAGTTTCTTTAGCAGAAAGAATAGTTAAAAGAATTAAAGAAATTGAAGGTAAAGATATAAAAATGGGAAAACTGGATATAACATTATATCGTGATGATTTAACAACTTTAGGAGATCAACCTATTGTGCGTGGAACTGAAATTCCTTTTGATATAGTAGGTAAAAAAATCATTCTTGTTGATGATGTCTTATATACGGGACGAACAGTTAGAGCTGCTTTAGATGCCGTGATGGATCTTGGCAGACCAGAGTTAATTCAATTAGCTATCTTAGTAGATAGGGGTCACCGTGAATTACCAATTCGCGCAGATTTTGTAGGAAAAAACATACCTACTTCTAAAAATGAAGTTATAAATGTTAAACTAGAAGAAGTAGAAGGTGTAGATGAAGTTATATTAGGTGAAGCTAAATAAAATAGATTATTAACAACAAAATAATGGGGGTAATAAATTTGATTAATGATAGCCTTAAAGTTTTTATGCAAGTAGTTGACAAAAATAGTTTCTCTAAGGCGGCTAAAGCACTCTCCCTAACTCAACCAGCGGTAAGTTTTCAGATTCATACATTAGAACAATACTATGGTACTGTATTGTTTGACCGTGTTAATAGAAATATTTCTTTAACTGTAGCAGGAGAGTTATTGCTTAAATATGCTAAGAAAATGATTCAATTACAATCTGAAATTGAAAATAGTATTGAAGATTTAACAGGTACTATTAAAGGTAAATTAGTTGTAGGTGGAAGTACTACTGTTGGAGAGTTTATTTTGCCTCCACTAGTTGGTAATTTTAAAAAGAAATTTACACAAGTAGATATAAGACTATGTATCAATAATTCTAAAGAAACTGAAAGAATGGTTTTAAATGATATTATTGATATAGGAATAATAGAAGGACCTGCAAGTTCTGAAGATTTAATTAAAGAAAAATTTATAGATGATGAATTAGTTCTTGTTACATCAACAAATCACCCGTGGGCTAGTATAGATGATATTTCAGTATTCAAACTTAAAGATTATCCTTTTATATGTAGAGAAAAAGGATCAGGGACTAGACATGTAATTGAAAGTACTTTAAAAGAAGTAGGATTTCCTTTGGAAAATCTAAATGTTGCTATGGAATTAGGGAGTACATCAGCAATCACAGCTGCGGTAAAAAATGATTTAGGTATGTCTATTATTTCAAAATGGGCTGCTAGAGAAATGGTAGAAGAAGGACTATTATCTACTACTAAACTTGACGAAACTAAGTTTACGAGACAATTTACAATTATCATGAAAAAAGATAAATTTAGAACTCATGCTATAGAGGAGTTTTTAGGGTTTTTAAATACTGATAAATTAAAGAGGATTGCTAAAGATTAAGTATTCTCTATATATTATAATATTAAATAAATTCTGAAAATAGAATAGCATTCAAGGAAGGATGGAATAAATGTTAAATGATAGCATAAGAGTTTTTTTAACCGTTGTAGATAAAAAAAGTTTTTCTAAAGCTGCAAAAGCTTTGTTCCTAACACAACCTGCAGTTAGTTTTCAAATTCAAACATTAGAAGAGTATTATAGTACAAGATTATTTGATCGAATTAATAGACATATCTCTTTAACTGAATCTGGAAAATTATTACTTGATTATTCTGATAAAATGACCGAATTACAATCAGATCTGGAAAGAGAAATGCAGGAACTTACGGGTACTGTAAAAGGACGTTTATTAGTTGGTGCAAGTACAACTATTGGTGAATATCTAGCGCCGCAGTTATTAGGTGCATTTAAAAAGAAATATCCTGAGGTTGATCTAATTTTAGAAGTTGGTAATACAGAGGATATAGAAAGTAAAATACATTCAACTAATCTAGATATTGGATTAGTTGAAGGACCAGTTACAGGTAAGGATATCGAAAAAGAGTTCTTTATTGAAGACCATCTTTGTGTAATAACTAGTGTCAATCATCCTTGGGCAAAAGAGAAAAGTATATCTATTTTCGAATTAGATAAATATCCTTTAATCTCTAGAGAAAAAGGATCAGGTACACGTAAGGTATATGAAGATGGTTTAAAAAAGGCAGGTTTTCCTCCAAATAATCTTAATATTAGTATGGAATTTGGAAGTACTAATGCTATTAAGGCGGCTGTAGCTAACGATTTAGGTATATCAATTATTTCTAAATGGGCTGCTAAAGAAAAAGCAAAGTTAGGAAGAATTGCTAAAATGGATTTACAAGAAGTAGAACTTGAAAGACCATTTAATATTATTTATCATAAGAAAAAGTTTCATAGTCAAGCTACAGATGGTTTCTTGAAGTTTTTAAAATCGGATGAAGCTTTGGAAATTTTAGAACAATAAAACCAGTATTTAAGGATTATTTATAAACCTTTTCCTGCCTGCGTTATTTTAGGTAAATATTTTTCATTAAAAATATCATCTTTTAAAGATGGTATTTTTTTATGCGCATTATTTTTAGTTTTTATTACAAACTAAAAGGAAGAGGTGATGAAATGGATATTCCTAAAATAGATATTTTAGTGATTGGATGTGGACCAGCTGGTATGTCAGCTGCGATAAATGCTACCATAAGAAAGAAAAAAACTATTATTTATGGAGGTAGTTTTTGCAGTCAAAAATTAAACAAAGCACCACATATAGATAATTATTTGGGTTGTTATGATATATCTGGTGAAGATTTAAGGAGAAAGTATTTAAATCATATTGAAAAATTTGGTATTGAAATAGTAAATGAGAAAATTGATAGTATCTATATTTCTAAAGATGAATTTAATGTAGTTTCAAAAGGTAAGGTCTTAATTTGCAAATCCATTATTTTAGCAGTAGGAATAGAGACTGTTGGCTATTTGCCTAATGAGCAAAATTTACTAGGCAAAGGCGTATCTTATTGTGCTACTTGTGATGGAGGGTTATATAAAAATAAAGTAGTAGGTGTAGTTGGTTATAATAAAAAGGCAGAGGAAGAACTAAAGTTTTTAGAAGGATTAGCTAAGCAAGTTTACTATATACCGATGTATAAAGAGATAGGTGAAGTAGGATCTACTACAACAATTATAAAAGAAAAGCCACAAGAAATAATAGGTAAAGAAAAATTAGAAGGTATTTTAATTAATGATGAGATTATTAATTTAGAAGGTCTTTTTTTACTAAAAGAAACAATTCCACCGAAAGATTTATTACAAGGATTAAATATAGATGATAAAGATATAGTTGTAAATAGAAAAATGGAAACTAATATTCCAGGTGTATATGCTGCTGGAGATGTTACCGGTGAACCTTATCAACTTGCTAAAGCTGTTGGAGAAGGAGCTATAGCAGGGTTAAGTGCTGCAGCTTATTTAGAAGGTAAAGAAAAAAGGTTGGATTAATCCAACCTTTTTTCTAAGAGTTTATTGATATTTTCTTCATTAGGTGTGATATAAATTGTTTTTTGGTTTTCATAAATTACCATTCCAGGTTTAACTCCATTTGGTTTTTTAACATGTTTTACTAAGGTATAATCAACTGGAACTTGAGAAGAATTACGAGCCTTGCTAAAATATGCTGCTATCTCAGCGCTAGTTTCTAAAACATGAGCGGGTATTTCTTTATTTTCAGGGTTTTTAATTATAACATGTGAACCAGGTATGTCTTTAGTATGAAGCCATGTATCTAAAGATCTTCCAATCTTAAAGGTTACATAATCATTTTGTTTATTATTTTTTCCAAAATAGACTTGAAAATCATCTATTATAAGGCTAAGTGGAGCATTTTGTTTGAAAGCTTTTTCTTTCTTTTTAGATATTTTCTTTTTAAGATAACTTTCTTCTTCCATTTCAATCCGTATTTCTTGTAAATCAATTAAATTATCTGCTTTTTGCAAGCTGTGGGCGATGGTTTCTAAATAATCAACTTCTTTATTTACTATATCAGCTTGTTCTTTAGATTTTTCCGCTCCAATTTTTGCCTTAGTATATTTATTAAAATACTTTTGTGCATTTTCATTTGGTGTTAAATGGGGATCCAGTGGAATTTCTATTAATTCTTGTTGCTCAGAATAAAAGTTAGGAACTATAGCCTTATCACCTTGTTTTATTTGATAAAGGTTAGCTGTTAGCAATTCTCCCCAAATTTTGTATTTTTCGCATACTTTCCCATCTGAAATTTTTTCGTATTGTAGATTAAGTTTTTTTCCACATCGATCTAATTCTCGTTTAACTATTTTTTGTAAGTCGAGAACCTTCTGGCTTAGTACATTTTTATCTTCTTTTTGCCCAATATAAGTTTCAAGTAAATTACTCATACTTGGTAATGTTCTTTGCTCACTTGAAGCAAATTGATTTAATTCAAAAGGTGCAAAAGCAATAGGTATATCATTATCAAAAACAATTGTAGGTTTAAAATTATGAGTATCTAAAATTTCTTTGAGCCACGTTATAGATTGAAAAAGTTTTGAGTATTCATATTGACCAAGAAATTCTAAACCAGTATTAGGATCAAGATTTGATCTAATTGAAATTTCTCTTGCAGTTTGGGGACTAAATCCCGAAATAGTATTAATTAGAGCCTTGGTAATTGTTGTTTCAGGTGATAAATCTAAAAAGGCCTTTATTAAATCCTGCTCAGATAAATCTGTAGGAAGTTTTTTATTTTGGGGAGGTGGAGATACATATTCATAACCAGGTAGAACTTCACGATAACTGGTAGTTGAGGTTGTTAAACGTTTAATGCTGTCAATAATTAAGCCGGTTTCTGGGTTATACAAGATTATATTACTATGTTTACCCATGAACTCTCCAATTAAAACACGTTTCGCCTTTTCTCCTAGTTCATCTATAATCTCAAAGGTAAAAGAAACTACCC
It encodes:
- a CDS encoding Rqc2 family fibronectin-binding protein, giving the protein MALDGILINSLTHELNHLLTTGRVDKIHQPDKNTVIISIRKPNKSFKLLVSNHPQTTRFHITDKTRSNPSTPPLFCMVLRKHLEGARLLEIKQDGLERVVSFTFEIIDELGEKAKRVLIGEFMGKHSNIILYNPETGLIIDSIKRLTTSTTSYREVLPGYEYVSPPPQNKKLPTDLSEQDLIKAFLDLSPETTITKALINTISGFSPQTAREISIRSNLDPNTGLEFLGQYEYSKLFQSITWLKEILDTHNFKPTIVFDNDIPIAFAPFELNQFASSEQRTLPSMSNLLETYIGQKEDKNVLSQKVLDLQKIVKRELDRCGKKLNLQYEKISDGKVCEKYKIWGELLTANLYQIKQGDKAIVPNFYSEQQELIEIPLDPHLTPNENAQKYFNKYTKAKIGAEKSKEQADIVNKEVDYLETIAHSLQKADNLIDLQEIRIEMEEESYLKKKISKKKEKAFKQNAPLSLIIDDFQVYFGKNNKQNDYVTFKIGRSLDTWLHTKDIPGSHVIIKNPENKEIPAHVLETSAEIAAYFSKARNSSQVPVDYTLVKHVKKPNGVKPGMVIYENQKTIYITPNEENINKLLEKRLD